In the genome of Onychostoma macrolepis isolate SWU-2019 chromosome 10, ASM1243209v1, whole genome shotgun sequence, the window TTTGAGACTTACGACAACATCACGCTACATTTGACTTCTTAGAAAAGCACATTTTCAGAGCTGCACATGTAAACTAGGACAAAAGAACATGTGCATTACATTGATATTTCTGCGTACTTGGTTGTGCTATTACATTTCATGCCACAGAAGTAGACTGTCTCATGACAACCTCTATAAAAGCATGGTGATGAGAAGACACTTGCATGATTTTACCAAAGTGCAAACTGATGAAACGCTTGCTCAtgtttcaatatttttgtgtgtcaAATACACCGTAAGCTACATGTTCCTTCTCGAGGCTCAAGCTCCTGGCTTCAACTATACAGACACAGATGGATGGTTTAAATCCTCTAGGCCAGAGGTCACGGTTCAATTCTGGATCTTTAGACTTGACTGACGTGGCCAACTGTGTTTGAATAGTTCAGTCGGTCTCGATCAGTTCTGCACCCTGGTCCATCTTCAGTCTGTTCTCCAGACGTTGTTCAGTAGTTTAACAACCTCCTCGTAGAGAACAAAGACAATGGCCACGTCTAGACACACTCTGCCCAGTCGGGGGACCGTGCCTTTGTAAAACCTGTGATGCAAAGTGAAAAAAGGAGAAGTCATGTTTACCATTGTTCAGCtaatttcagtcatttcaataggaattcATGTGATcaagaaaatactgtcatcatttactcactctcaagttgaaaaattattttgaagaatgtgggcaACCAGACAGTCTGGTTTCCACTGATTTGcgcagtatttatttttatttttttcaactaATATGCAAGTCAATGAAGACCAGAAACTCTTTGGTTAAAaattcatacagatttggaacagcTCAGGATttagtaaatgacagaattttcatttttggatgaactatccctttaaggcataAGAAAACAACAGGATGTCCAAAAGGAAATAATGATTATGAAGAAAAAACATACGCTTGAGGGCCTTCATTCTTCAGAATCTGGAATGCACAATCTAACGTGCTCTTGTAGCGGTGAGCCTCCaaaccctaaaaaaaaaataataataataattataaaatatatctaCAAGTGGTATTTAatgacattttctttaaaaatgaataaatatattcatcttaattaattatttaataaataataagcaTCAGTCTCTGTTGACCTGCATTCGAGTCTTCACCACATCAAGTGGTGTGTTCCCAAAAACACTCGCCGCCCCGGCTGTTGCTCCAAACAATGCTGTAACTAGAGGATGCATGTCACGTCTGGGGTCATCGCCTGAAGAAAAAGTCAAGATGATCATTTTGTCTGAACAGCAATATTGAAATCAATTAATTTCAAAGTATTACTGTTAAATGAAGGACAGCTATCTCATCCTTACCTTTGTACCAGTTGCGCAACAAGTTCATAACATAAAAGCGTATAGCCTGGTTGCTACCCTGCTTCAAAAGTGTAGCAGTCAGTCCTTGATACGTCCCTCGGACACCTATAAAcacagaataaatatattattaggcacgattattgtttttttttatattttagctatttttaattttatttttgaaattttattttattttttatttttcaaaaacaattatttcttatttttttatcttatattttattattaattttataattttattattcacaaaaaaaattttttttttattgtttgttttttttcttccttcatTTTGTGGCCCACATGTTGATCGATGCTATTACTTCCATTCAAATTTTCAATGAGTGGTCCATCTCCTACTGTTTCTATGAATAAGTAAGTTGTAGTGATTTCTTTTTAGTACCTTGATCTCTAATTATTTCCCGCACACCATGGAAGAACCCTCGATAGCGTGGTCTCAGAGAGCACTGGTCATGAATGAActtcaccttaaaataatacaaacaagACATATTTTGAGTGAGAATGTACATTACAGAGACCTAGTTAGGGATAATTCACcttcagttgctggtccccaatgacttccatagtatggaaaaataaaacactatgcaagtcagtggggaccaactggtggtgaactttccctttaaggTGATGTATTATCTTGATGTACAGCTAAAACAACCAGTAACAGTCCTACCTTGACTGTCTCCATTGGACAGACCACCAACACCGCCTCTGCAATTCCCGCTCCAAGCCCACACAGCAAACTTCCTTTATTGTCAAGCCGACCCGTGGCGTCCCTCATCGGGTTACTAAGAACCTCAAATGTCCCAAACCTGcaataatgtcaaaatgatgTGTGTCAGCAATAAAGACACTATTTAAGCTT includes:
- the slc25a1a gene encoding tricarboxylate transport protein A, mitochondrial, whose protein sequence is MSSLYKPFSVSDGPCKDAILRRGCTPLQHPAALTRIPSAGGGSTRTFTPIPNIYPGQRNLAAAAIGGRKITHPWKAILAGGIAGGIEICITFPTEYVKTQLQLDERANPPRYRGIGDCVKLTVQDHGLRGLYRGLSSLLYGSIPKSAVRFGTFEVLSNPMRDATGRLDNKGSLLCGLGAGIAEAVLVVCPMETVKVKFIHDQCSLRPRYRGFFHGVREIIRDQGVRGTYQGLTATLLKQGSNQAIRFYVMNLLRNWYKGDDPRRDMHPLVTALFGATAGAASVFGNTPLDVVKTRMQGLEAHRYKSTLDCAFQILKNEGPQAFYKGTVPRLGRVCLDVAIVFVLYEEVVKLLNNVWRTD